The genome window GTGAGGCACTCGAGCGTGGTCAGGCAGATCAGGCGCTTCAACGCCACGGCCGCCGGCCGCGCCTTCCTGAGGGGCGGCGAGCGCGTCGCGCCCGGCGGGCCACTGGGTCAGATCTACCGCGGCCTCGCCATCTCGCTCGGCTCCTACAGCAAGGGGCTCGTCGTTCCCGACGACGCGACGCTGCTGCGCGTCGAGCCGCACATCTCTTGGTGGGACTTCCACCGCTCGCCGGCGGCCATCCGGGCCGGCGAACTCGCCACGCGCGCGCTGCTGACCGGCGGCGGCCAGGAACGCGGGCCCGAGGTACTCTCGTCCGGATGACGCCCCCGACGACCCCCTCGCTGTTCCCGGCGCTTGCCGCCGCCCCCTGGTGGACGCCCTTCCTGGCGCGCCGCGAGGCCAGCGCCGCCAGCGTCGACCTGCCCGTGGCGCTGGCCGCGGCCGGCCACCCCGACCCGGCCGCCGCCGTGGCGTACACGGTCATGGCCCACCGGACCGTGCTGAGTCCCTACGCCGTCGGTGCCGTGCCTTCGGGGCTGACCGCCCTGGCGCGCGCCGAGCTGTGGCGCCTCGCCGAGACGCTCAGGCGCGTGATGGAGCCCAGCGGCGCCGTGGGCCGTAACGCGGCCGGCGTCACGCTGACCGACCTGGCGTCGTCGCCGTTGGAGCCAGTGGCCCAGGCGCGCGTGGCCCGGCTGGCCCAGGCGCTCCTCGGTGCCGACGCCGACGCCCTCCTGGACGTCTACCTCGGGCTGCTGGGCGAGGTGGGGAACGGGCCGGCGAGCCTCCATCCCGCCCTGACCTGGCGCGACGGGAACCTCGAGCCGCTCAATTACCCCGACGCGCCGGCCTGGGAGGAGCTGGCGGGGCTGGATGGGCCGCTCACGCGCCTCGCCGCCAACACGGAGGCGTTGTTGGCGGGGCGACCGGCCAACGACTGCCTCCTGTACGGCGCGCGCGGCAGCGGCAAGTCGACCGCCGTGCGCGGCCTGGTGCACCGCTACGCCGAGGGGGGCCTGCGCCTCGTCGAGGTGGCGCCCGCGACGCTGGAGGGGCTCCCGCGACTGCTAGAACTGCTCAGGCCGCAGCCACTGAAGTTCGTGCTCTTCGTCGACGACCTTGCCTTCGAGGGAGAGGACGACGCCTACCGGCCGCTCAAGAGCCTCCTCGACGGCGGGCTGCGGCGCCGCCCCGCCAACACGCTGGTGTACGCCACCTCGAACCGGCGGCACCTGGTGAGAGAGCGCCTCCGCGACCGCCCCGACCCGCTCGACGACGACGTGCACGCCTGGGACACGACCCAGGAGCGGCTGGCGCTGGCGGACCGCTTCGGGCTCGTCATCACCTTCCCGGGGGCCGACCAGCGCCGCTACCTGGAGCTCGTGCGCGCCCTCGCCGCGGCGCGGGGCCTCGCGGTCGACGCGGACCTGGTCGAGCGGGCCTTGCGCTTCGCCGACTGGAACAACGGGCTGTCGGGCAGGACGGCCAGGCAGTTCGTGGACAGCCAGTGAGGCGGGCGCACCGGGGCGCCTAGCCCTGGTCGGAGCCCGGCGCCGCGCTTAGCTTGGAGGCGTGGCGGACGTCGCGACCAGGCGGGAGTCACCCGCCGCCCCCGCGTACGGTGGGGAGGCGCCCTGGGCGGAGACCGCCGATGCGGTCGCCTGCCTGCTCGGGGTGGATCCGGCGGCGGGCCTGGCAGGGGCCGACGCCCTCGAGCGGCTGCGCCGTCACGGCGAGAACGTCGCCGCCGCCACGACGCCGCGCGCCTGGTGGCGGGTCCTGCTCGACCAGTTCAAGGGCGCCCTGGTGGCGCTGCTGGCCGCCGCGGCGGCACTCTCGGCCGGCTTCGGCGAGTGGGCCGAGGCGGGCGCGATACTGGCGGTGCTCGCCCTAAACGCCGCCATCGGGTTCGCCACGCAGCTGAAGGCCGTGCGGTCCGTCGAGGCGCTCAGGCGCCTGGGGGCGCCGACCGCCCGGGTGCGCCGCGACGGCCGGCTCCTGGTCGTGCCGGCCGCGACGCTCGTGCCCGGCGACGTCCTGATCGTCGAGGCCGGTGACCTGGTGGGCGCCGACGCACGCCTCGTCAAGGCGAGCAGGTTGGAGGCCGACGAGTCGAGCCTGACGGGGGAGTCGGTGCCGGTAGCCAAGGCGGTCGCCGCGATCCGAAGGGCGGCGGAGGTGCACGAGCGAGCCCCGATGCTCCACATGGGTACCGCCGTCACGCGGGGGGCGGGCGAGGCGGTCGTCGTCGCGACCGGCGCGGCGAGCGAGCTCGGCCGGGTCGGGCGGCTGGTCGGCACCGCCGCGCCGCCCGGCACCCCGCTGGAGGCGCGCCTCGCCGGGTTGGCGCACCGCCTGCTCTGGCTCACCCTCGTCGTCGCGGTGACCGTGACCCTCACCGGGATCGGGAGCGGCAAGGGTTGGCTGGTGCTGGTGCAGACGGCCATCGCGTTGGCGGTGGCCACGGTCCCGGAGGGGTTGCCGGTCATCGCGACGCTCACGTTGGCGGGCGGCGTGAGGCGCATGGCGCGCCGCAACGCCCTCGTCAATCGGCTGGCCGCGGTGGAGACGCTCGGCGCGACGAGCGTGATCATCACCGACAAGACGGGGACGCTGACCGAGAACCGCCTCAGGGTCGCGCAGATGTGGTTGCCTTCCGGAGTCGTGACCCTCGGTGAGGGCGGGCCGCTTGACCCGAGCGCGGCGCGGGTCGGCGCGGTGCCGCCTCCGCCGGCAACGCAGCCGGCGGGGGCGACCGAGACGGAACTCGACGCGGAGCTCCGCCACGCCCTCACCCTCGCGGCTCTCTGCGTGACGGCCGAACTGCCCGCGGGGGCCGAGCCCGGCGCGGGCGTCGGCGACCCGCTGGAACTGGCCCTCCTCGCGGCGGCCCGAGATGCCGGCGTCGAGCGCGCGAGCGTCCTGGCGCGTCACCCCGAGCTGGCGCAGGAATCGTTCGACGCCGACACGCGCCTGATGGCCACCGTGCACCGCGGGGCGGTCGCCGAGGGGACCGGCTCGGACGTGTGGATGGCGGTGAAGGGAGCCCCGGGCGAGGTCGTGAGCAGGGCCGTGGAGGTCGTAGCGGCAGGGGGAGGACGGCGTGAACCGCTGACGGCGGCCGCGCGCGAGCTGTGGCTCGAGCGGAACCGCGAGCTCGCGGCGCGCGGCTGGCGGGTGCTCGCGCTGGCCGAGCGCCGCGCCGCCGCGCCGCCGCCATCGCCCTACGAGGGGTTGGCGCTGGTGGGCCTGGTCGCGTTAGCCGACCCGCCGCGCGCGGGCGTGAAGGAGGCCGTCGCCCGCTGTCGCGCCGCAGGCATCCGCGTGCTCATGGCGACCGGCGATCAGGCCGTCACGGCGGCGCGCGTGGCGGAAGAGGTCGGTCTCGACGGGGGCGCCGGTGTGCTCGACGGCCGGGCGGTCGCGACCCTCCTCGAAGGCGGCGCGGCGGGCCGCCGCGAGCTGGCGGCCGCCGGCGTGCTCGCGCGGCTCTCGCCGGAACAGAAGCTCCGGCTGGTGGAGCTTCACCAGGAGCGCGGCGACGTGGTCGCCATGACGGGTGACGGCGTCAACGACGCGCCCGCCCTTCGCAGGGCCGACATCGGGGTGGCCATGGGTCTGCGGGGCACGGAGGTCGCGCGCGAGGCCGCCGACATGGTCTTGCTCGACGACGCCTTCCCGACGATCGTCGCGGCGGTGGAGGAGGGCCGCGCCATCTTCGAGTCCATCCGCGCCTTCGTCGTCTACCTGCTGTCCTGCAACCTGAGCGAGGTGCTCGTCATCGGCGTGGCGGGCCTGGCGGGCTACCCGCTGCCGCTACTGCCACTGCAGATCCTCTTCCTGAACCTGGTCACCGACGTGTTGCCGGCCTTGGCGCTCGGGGCCGGTCGCGGCGATGACCGCGGCGGCGCCCGCTCCATGACGAGGCCGCCACGCCCCGCCGACGAGCCGCTGCTGGCCGGCCGGCACTGGCGGAGCGTCGTGGGTTACGGTTCCCTGCTGACGACCGTGACGCTAGGGGCGTTCCTCGCCGCCTTCCGGCTCCCCGGCGCCACCACCGCCACCGCCGTCACCGTCGCCTTCCTCGTGCTGGCGCTCGGCCAGGTGTGGCACGTCTTCAACATGCGCGAGCCGGGCGCCGCCGCCTCCGGATCGCGGCCCGCCCGTGACGGCTGGCTGTGGAGCGCCGCGCTGACCTGTAGCGCCGTCCTGGGCCTGGCCGTCGCGCTGCCCGGCCCGAGGGAGCTCCTTGGCGTCGAGCTCCTCGGCGCGGGCGGCTGGGCGCTGGTGGCGGTCGGCGGGCTGCTGCCGCTGCTGCTGGGCCGGCTCTGCAAGGCGCTCGGGTTGGGCCGGGTGGCGTGACCCTAGCGCCGTTGCCGGCCCCGGGTGGCCAACGCCGCCGCCAGTCGGTAGGCGTCGCCGCGCGTGAGGGTGCCGTGGGGCGGGTCGAAGTCGGCGAGCCCGGCCGCTCGGACGGCCGGCCAGTCGTCGCCATCGGGGCAATGGCTCATGACGCAGGCGGCCTCGGCGAGCAGGCGCGCCGCCAGCGAGGCCGTCAGCGGCGCGGCGGCGTCGCCGCCCGTCAGTTCGAGGGTCGCGGCCACCAGCCGGCTCGCCAGGTCGCGGTGGAAGTAGAAGCGCGTGCCGACGTGACCCAGGAGGTAAGCGAACGACAGCGACGTCATGGGGGTGTCGAGCTTCGGGTCGTTGTCGTAGCCTCCCACGGCCAGGCCGCGCGCCACCAACACCCGGAAGGCGGAGTACGCCGGGTGTCGCGTGGGGCCGACCGGTGGGCGCTCCCGCACCTCGGGGAGCAGCGCCCCCCTGGCGGTCAGGCGTCGGCGCACCAGCTGCAGGTGTTCGTCGTCGTGGACGACGTCGTGGGCGGGCAGTTCGAGCCGCACCGCCGCCGCCGCCGCCACGCCCGCCGCCTCCGCCATGGCCATCCCGAACGGGACGACGCGCGCCGAAGCGAAGGCGACGGGGTCGTAGCCGGCGCTCTTGCCGACGACCCAGAGCCCCTCCACCTGTGAGCTGACCAACATGCAGAGCCGCCCGCCGTAGATGTCGGGCGCGCCCCACACGAAGCCCGCGTCCTGCGGAGTGAGGCTCTGCGCGTCCAGCGGGTAACCGCCGGCCGCGACGTCGTGGGGCGTCACGCGGTTCGAGAGGACGTCGTCGGCGCTCAGGACGCAATCGGCCAGGAGGTGGCGCGCCTCGCGCACGTAGAGTTCCTGGGCGGCGCCGGCCAGCCGCGCCCGCTCGAAGCCCGGGAGGTGCTCCCTGAGGTAGGCGACGATCGCCTCGCCCTCGGCCAGGCCCTTGTCGCGGCCGGCGTCGAGGCTGCTGGGGTCGAGCGGGTCGAGGCCGTACAGGAGCAGGGCGTTGATCAGCACGCTGCCGTCTTCCTGCAGGCCGAGGTTGAGGCCCCTGAGGCGGGTGCCTTCGCGCGTCGCCACGTAGGCGGCGGGCACGCCGCCGAAGTGCCCCCACGCCACCGTGTCGCGCATGCTGGCGTACGACCGGCCCCGCGCCGCTATCCCGCGCCTGAGCGCCGCCCAGTCGACCCCGCCGACGTTGAGCACCAGCGTGTCCGCCTGCCGCTGGTCGACGCCGAAGCGCTCCCAACCGAAGTCGAACGGCGCGCCGGCGGCGGCGGCGAGGTCGGCGTTGGCGGAGGCGTCGATGACCTGCAACGCGTTGACGGCCACGCGCCGAGCCCCGAGCGTCAGGCCGCGGAGCCGACCGGACTCGAGCCGCGGCGCCACCGAGCCGACGCCACGCCATACCTCCACGCCCGCCTCGTCGAGCAGCCGCTCGAAGGCGCGCTCGGCCCTGAGGACGTCGAACGCGTCGTGGGCGCCCACGAGGCGCCACCACCGCTCGAACAATCCGCGCTGGTAGTTGAACGGTTGCGTGCGCATGTCGAGCATGTTCAGCTCGCCGAGGACGAACAGGCCGCCGAGGCGGACGTCGCCTGTCACGAGGAGCGTGCGCGCCCCCTCCTCGGCGGCGGCCACGGCGGCGACGATCCCCTCCGGTTCGCTCCCGTACACGACGACGTCGAAGTAGGCCGTCCCGCCCGCGCCGGGGTCGCTGGGGCCAAGTCGGCTCGACCCCCCGGCCGGCGCCTGCGCGGCGCCGTGCGCCGCCAGCGTAACCAGCAGCGTAGCGAGGGCGACCCGCAGGGCCATCAGGCCTCGCGGCTCCTGTTGCGGGTCACGAGCTCGCCCAACACCGTCGTGGCGACGGCGGTCGCCGCCCTCGGGCGGGCAAGTTCGGCGCAGTCGGCGCGCATCTCCTCCAGGCGCGCCGGCGCCTCGAGCAGGCGCCGCAGCTTGTGGCCGAACGTGGCTATGGGCTCCACCCGCACGGCGACGCCGTGCTCGAGTAGCACGTTGGCGTTTATCTCCTCCTGCAGCGGGTACGGGCTCACGAGCATCATGGGGAGGCGTGCCGCGAGGGCCTCGCTGCTGGTGAGTCCGCCCGGCTTGGAGATCAGGATGTCGGCCGCCGCCATGCGCGTGGGCATGTCGGTCACCAGGCCGGCCACCGTGTAGCCGATGGGCCCGCTGACGCGCTCCACGTAGGAGCGGGCCAGCGATAGCAGCTCGCTGCTGCGGCCGCACACGACCATCACGTGGAGCGGCCAGCGGAACGCCACGACCTGATCGAGGATTGCCTGGAGGGTCTTCTCGCCAAGGCCGCTCGCCAGCACCAGCAGCAACTCGCGGTCGCCCGGCACCTGGAGCAGCGCGCGCGCCTCGGCGCGGCCCGGCAGCTCGCTGAAGCGCGCGTCGATCGGGATGCCCGTCACGCGGACGCGGTGCTCGTCGACGCCGGCCGCCAACAACTGCGCCCGCACGTCGTCGGAGGCGACGAAGTAGCGCGCGATGCCCGGCTGCAGCCAGAAGGCGTGAGCTGTGAAGTCCGTGATCACCTCGGCCTGCGGCAGCGGCCGGTGCCGGCGCATGCGGCCCGACACGATCTCGGCGCCGAGGAAGTGGGTGTGGACGACCACGTCGGGGCGGTACCTGTCGATCATGCGCGGCACCTCGTACGACAGCAGACGCGTGACGCGCGCCCGCAGGCGCTGCTGCACGCTCTTGAGCTCGCTCGGTCGCCTGTCGAGGCGGCGGCCGACCCACTCGACGAGGTCGGGGACGGTCCGGACCAGGTCGAAGTATGCCTGGCGGTAGAGCCGCCGGAACGGCACGGCGGTGTGTTCGAGGAGGTCGACGTGTGACGCCACCGCCCCCTCAGCCTCCAGGGCCGCGTGCAGGGCGTTGCCCGCGGCCACGTGACCTCCGCCGATGGACGCCGACAGGATCAGCACGCGCGTCGGGTCAGCCACAGGCGGAGCATAGCAAGGCCGTCGCGGCCGGAGCGGGCGCCCCTGCGGGCGTCCCTACGGGCGCCCCTGCGGGCGTCCCTACGGGCGCGCCTACGGGGGGTGATAGCATCCTGGCGGAGGGTCAGATGCCCAGAACCTGGCTGCTGGTGGCCACCTCGCTGCTGCTCTTGGGAGGCTGCGTGCCGACCTCGGCGTTGAAGATGCACGACCTCTACGTCTACGGCGTCGAGAACGCGCGCTACACCTACTTCTACGGCCAGACCGGGGAGCTGCTATACGGCAATCGGTCACTCACGTTGGCGGAGCCGGACGCCGCGCAGGCCGGCGGCGGGCGACCGTTCGCCGTGGCCGGCGCCCTCATGGTCGACGGCGGGCCGTACCTGCGCCAGTCACTCGAGCGCCTCGAGGGGGCGCCTATCGCCGTGAGCCGCTTGCTCTTCACGACGGACGTGCGCCTGGAGCTCGGCGCCGACGTGAGCGAGGTCGTCTACTTCGACGGTCAGTCGTACCTGCGCCTCCTCGACGAGGGGCAGGCCGGCACCGTCCAGCGCGTCGTGCCGAGACCGCGCCTCAACCGGCTGAGGGGCCTCGGCGAGCTGAGCGGCGCCGAAGCCGACGCGCTGGCCGCGGCTCTGGAGGCGCGGGGCCGGCCGTTCGCGCTCGCAGTGCTTCCCACGGCGAGCCTGCCGACCCACCCCGTCGACGGCCTCTCGGAGCACAGCCGAACCGGGGTGTTCGTCCAACTCGGGGTGGAGGTCAGCGAGGAGGTCGCCGGCGGCGCCGCCGAGGAGCTCACGTGGGAGGTGGTGGCGCGCGGCAGCCAGGCCGTCGGGTTCCAGGGCGCCAGTTACCAGCTCGTCACGAGCCGGGACGAGCTCATCGCCCTGTGGCAGCGCGCCTACGGCAGCCAGCTGACGGTGCCCCCGCTGCCCGAGCTCGACTACCGCCGCGAGACCGTCGTGGCGCTCTTCCTCGGCAGCAAGCCCACGGGCGGTTACGGCGTCGACGTCGTCGACGCGCGCGACGAGGGGGGCGAGCTCTACCTCGACCTGCGGCTGACCGAGCCCGGTCCCGGCACCATCACCACCCAGGCGCTCACGAGCCCGTGGCTGGTCCTGCGCGTGCTGCGCGCGGGTTACCAGGCCGCATGGCTGCGCGACGCGGCGAGTGGCAACCTCGTGGGGGTGGCCAGGCGGGAACAGTGACGAGGGCCTGAGCCGCCGGCAGCCTCAGGTGAGGGCGAGCGGATCGAAGAGCCGGCGGTACTCCTCGTTGGCGTAGCGGTCGGTCATGCCGGCGATGTAGTCGGTGACGGCCCGCTCGAGCCCGAGCTCGGGCGCCTGGGCGGCCACGTCGGGCGGCAGCATGTCGGGCGTCTCGACGTAGGCGTGGTAGATGCGCTCGAGTATGAGGTGCGCCTTGCGCGTCATGCGGATCAAGCGGTGATGGAAGTAGAAGTTGGCGTAGAGGTACTCCTTGAGTTCACCCAACCGCCGCGCCATGCCTTCCGACGGCGCCAGCAGTTTGCCGGGCGCCTGCCGCACCCCGTCGAGGTCCGTGACCTCCCGCTCGGTCAGGCGCGCGTGAGTGGCGTGGACGACGTCTGTGATAACGTCGCCCAGCAGCTCGCGGATGAGGACGTAACGCTGCGACGAGTCGAAGCGCTCGGCGCTCAACCCCAGGCGTGAGAACAGCTCGCCCACGATCGGGACCTCCGCCACCCCGGCCGGCCGCAGGTGGCCGGAGCGCAGGCCGTCGTCGAGGTCGTGCGCGTTGTAGGCGACCTCGTCCGCCACGTTGACGACCTGCGCCTCCAGCGACGGCTGCACGTCCGGCTCCCAGCTCGGGTCGGGCACGTCGTACTCCGTCTCGTGCTTCATGATGCCCTCGAGCGTCTCCCACGTGAGGTTGAGGCCGGGGAAGCCCGGGTAACGCCGCTCGAGCTTCGTGACGATGCGCAGGCTCTGCCGGTTGTGGTCGAAGCCGCCGACCCCCGCGGCGAGCGTGTCGAGCGACTTCTCGCCCGCGTGCCCGAACGGCGGGTGCCCCAGGTCGTGCGCCAGGGCTATCGTCTCGCTCAGGTCTTCGTTCAGCCCGAGCGCTCGCGCGATGCTCGTGGCGACCTGCGCCACCTCGAGCGTGTGGGTGAGGCGCGTGCGGTAGTAGTCGCCCTCGTAGTTGACGAACACCTGCGTCTTGTACTCGAGGCGCCTGAACGCGCTCGTGTGCACGACCCGGTCGCGGTCCTTCTGGAACGCCGTCCGGTAGGCGCTCTCGCCCTCGGCGTGGATGCGCCCGCGCGAGCCCGCCGCCAGGGTGGCGTACGGCGCCAGGGTCTGCCGCTCGTTGCGCTCGAGCTGTTCACGCGTCATCAGCATGGTGGCGGTACCATACCAAGCCATGCGAACGACCCTGCTCGCCGAGTTCCTCGACACCTGCGTGCGCACCGCCCACGAGGCCGGCCGCCTCACCCTCGGCTACTTCGGCACCGACCCGGAGGCCGAGTTCAAGGCGGACGACTCGCCCGTCACCCAGGCCGACAGGGCCGCCGAGGAGCTGATCCGGGCGCGGCTGGAGGCGGCCTACCCCGACCACGGGCTGGTGGGTGAGGAGTGGGGGGTGGCGCGCGAGTCGGCCCCCCTCAAGTGGTACATCGACCCGATCGACGGCACCAAGAGCTTCATGCGCGGCGTGCCCCTCTACGCCGTGTTGCTCGGCCTCGAGGAGGAAGGGGAACCGGTCGTCGGCGCCGCTTACTTCCCGGCCCTCGGAGAGATGCTCTACGCCGCCAAGGGCCTTGGCGCTCACCTCAACGGCCGCCGCGTCCGCGTGAGGGACACGCCGACGCTGGCGCGGTCGTTCGTGTCGTTCACGGACGCGGCCTCGTTCGCGCCCCACGGGCGCGCCGCCGCCTGGGAGCGCATCGCCGCCGCCAGCTACTACCGCGTCGGCTGGTCGGACGCCTACGGCCACGCCCTCGTCGCCTCCGGGCGCCTGGAACTCATGCTCGACCCCGTGCTGAACCCGTACGACGCCGGACCGTTCGGCGTCATCCTGCCCGAGGCCGGCGGCTACTTCGGCGACTGGAGCGGCCGGCCCGGCATCCACGGCGGCGAGGGCCTTAGCACGTCGCTGCGGCTCCTGCCGGAGGTGCTCGCCCTGATCGCGGGCTGAGCCGCGCCGCGCCGCCGCCGCGGAGGGCGCCCTCCGCGACGCCCGCTCGTACCCCGCCGACCGGCGCGAGGGCGAGGCGGTAGTAGACTCGTTGCCGATGGACCAGACCCCGAGACGCCAGACTCCGACGACCTGGGTGGGCGGCGTCCCCGTGGGCGCCGGCCACCCCGTCGTCGTGCAGTCGATGACGAACACCGACACGGCCGACGCCGCCGCCACGGCGGAGCAGGTGGCCGCGCTGTGGCGGGCCGGCAGCGAGATCGTGCGCGTGACCGTCAACGACACGCGCGCCGCCGCGGCCGTCCCGGAGCTGAGGGAGCGCCTCGCCGACATGGGCGTGACGGCGCCCATAGTTGGCGACTTCCACTTCAACGGCCACGCGCTGCTCACCGCCCACCCCGCCATGGCCGCCAACCTCGACAAGTACCGCATCAACCCAGGCAACGTGGGGCCGGGCAGGCGCCACGACGCGAACTTCCTGACCATCATCGACGTGGCGAAGGACAACGGCAAACCCGTGCGGATCGGCGTCAACTGGGGCTCGCTCGACCAGGCGCTGCTCACGAGCATGATGGACGACAACGGCAGGTTGCCCGAACCGAAGCCCGGGCACGAGGTACTGCTGGAGGCCCTCATCGAGTCCGCGCTGCGGTCCGCCGAGGCGGCCGAGGCGCACGGCCTGGGGCACGACCGCATCGTCCTGAGCGCCAAGGTGAGCGGCGTGCGCGACCTGTGGGAGGTCTACCGCCGCCTGGCCGCGCGCTGCGACTACCCGCTCCACCTCGGCCTCACGGAGGCCGGCATGGGCGTGAAGGGGACCGTCTCGAGCACGGCGGCCCTGGCGCCCCTCTTGGCCGAGGGGATCGGCGACACCATCAGGGTGTCCCTCACGCCGGACCCGGGGGCGCCGCGGGAGCGCGAGGTGGAGATCGCCCAGGAGGTACTGCAGGCGCTCGACCTGCGGCGCTTCGCCCCGAGCGTGACGGCGTGCCCGGGGTGCGGTAGGACCACCAGCACGCTGTTCCAGGAGATGGCCCGCGACATCCAGGCGCACCTCAAGGCGGCCATGCCCGCCTGGAAGGAGCGCTACCCGGGCGTCGAGGGGCTCAAGGTGGCCGTCATGGGCTGCGTGGTGAACGGCCCCGGCGAGTCGAAGCACGCCGACATCGGCATCAGCCTGCCGGGCACCGGCGAGTCGCCCCGCGCGCCGGTCTACCAGGACGGCAAGCTGCTGACCACGCTGCAAGGCCCCGACATCGCCGGCGACTTCAACCGCCTCCTCGACGACTACGTCAGGACCCGCTACGGCGTCCCCGACCCCGCCGGCGCCTGACCGACCCGGCCGCCTGCGCGTATGGTGAGGGCATGAAGATCTACACACGCACGGGCGACGATGGCAGCACCGCCCTGTTCGGCGGGGCGCGCGTGGGCAAGGACGACGCGCGGGTGGAGGCCTACGGCACCGTGGACGAGGCCAACGCGGCGCTCGGCCTGGCGCGAGCCGAGCTGGCACGGGACGCCGCGGCGGCAGCCGCCACGGGGGGCGCCGACGCCAAGGCGGGCTTCGCCAAGCTCGACGCCGACCTGGCGCGGCTGCAGAGCCTGCTCTTCGACCTCGGGGCGGACCTCGCCACCCCCGGCGGCACGCGGACGCGCGCCTTCATCCAACCGATACTGCCGGAGGACGTCGAGCACCTCGAGGCGCTCATCGACGAGTACTCGCTCGAGTTGCCGCCGCTCACGCACTTCATACTGCCGGGTGGCACCCCGGCATCGGGTGCGTTCCAGCTGGCGCGCGCCACCATCCGCCGGGCGGAACGGCACGCGGTCGCGCTCGCCCGCGGGGAGGAGGTGGGGGAGAGCGTGCTGCCGTTACTCAACCGGCTCTCCGACCTGTTCTTCGTGCTGGCACGCGTGGCGTGCCTGCGGGCCGGGGTGCCGGAGGTCATCTGGCAGGCGCGCAAGCCCGAGCGCAAGCGCCCCGCGGACGGCTAGACGCGCCCCTTCAACTCACGGACGGCACCGAGGCCGCGCCGGTCCAGTTCGGCCGACAGGCCCGCCAGGACGTCGGTGACGACGCGAGGACCGCGGTAGACGAACGAAGTGTAGAGCTGAAGGAGGTCCGCGCCGGCCCTGAAGCGGTCGAGCGCGTCGGCGGGTCCCGCGATCCCGCCGACCGCCACCACCGGCAGCTGGGTGCGCGCGCGGACCAGTTCCAGCACGCGCAGGGCGCGCCGCGCCAGCGGACGGCCCGACAGGCCGCCCTCCTGGGTGCGGTGGGGGGAGGCGAGCTCGGCGCGCGCCAGGGTGGTGTTGGTGGCGATCAACCCCGCCGCGCCACCCCGCTCGGCCGCCTCGACGAGCTCGGCGATCTCGTCGTCGCTGAGGTCGGGGGCGAGCTTGACGAGGACCGGCTTGGCTCCCAGTTCGGTCCTCAGCTCGGCCGCCACGCGCAGGAGCGCCAGGAGCGGCTCGGTGCGCTGCAGGGCGCGCAGGCCCGGGGTGTTCGGCGACGAGACGTTAAGTGTCAGGTAGTCGGCCACCCGCCAGACCTCGCCTAGCGCGGCGCGGTAATCGTCGGCGGCGCTCTCGGCTCGCGCGACGCGCGACTTGCCCACGTTCACTCCCAGCACGACGCCGGGCACGCGCCCGCGGTCGAGGCGTGCCAGGCGCGCGGCCAGCGCGGCGGCGCCCGCGTTGTTGAACCCCATGCGGTTGACGAGGGCCTCGTCCTCCACCAACCTGAAGAGGCGCGGCCGGGCGTTGCCGGGTTGAGGCAGCGCCGTCACGCTGCCGACCTCCACTGCCCCGAAGCCGAGCGCTGCCAGGGCGGGGAACGCCACGCCGTCCTTGTCGAGGCCGGCCGCCAACCCCAGCGGGTTCGGGAAGCGGAGCCCGAACGCCTCGACGGCCAGGCGCGGGTCGGGCGCGCCGCGCGTCATGGCCATGAGGCGCGGGAGCGCGGCGCTGCGGCTCGCGAGGGCCAACCCGCCCATCACCAGGTCGTGGGCGCGCTCCGGCTCCAACCGGAACAGCAAGCGTTTGGCTTGTGAGTAGACGTTCATGAGTGACCTCGCCCCGCTCGCGACCGGCCGGCCCGGCGGCGCCCAAGCTTACCCGGGTGCGCCCAGGGCGCGCCCTGGGTGCGCCCAGGGCGCCCCCGGGTGCCGTGGTAACGTCGCTCGGTGCAGGAGTCCGAGCAGTTCCTGGTCGACCAGGCGCGCTTCCAAGGGTCGCTGACGGAGCTGGCGCACGCGCTGCGCACGCAGACGCTCGCGCC of Trueperaceae bacterium contains these proteins:
- a CDS encoding protease complex subunit PrcB family protein; amino-acid sequence: MPRTWLLVATSLLLLGGCVPTSALKMHDLYVYGVENARYTYFYGQTGELLYGNRSLTLAEPDAAQAGGGRPFAVAGALMVDGGPYLRQSLERLEGAPIAVSRLLFTTDVRLELGADVSEVVYFDGQSYLRLLDEGQAGTVQRVVPRPRLNRLRGLGELSGAEADALAAALEARGRPFALAVLPTASLPTHPVDGLSEHSRTGVFVQLGVEVSEEVAGGAAEELTWEVVARGSQAVGFQGASYQLVTSRDELIALWQRAYGSQLTVPPLPELDYRRETVVALFLGSKPTGGYGVDVVDARDEGGELYLDLRLTEPGPGTITTQALTSPWLVLRVLRAGYQAAWLRDAASGNLVGVARREQ
- a CDS encoding cob(I)yrinic acid a,c-diamide adenosyltransferase; protein product: MKIYTRTGDDGSTALFGGARVGKDDARVEAYGTVDEANAALGLARAELARDAAAAAATGGADAKAGFAKLDADLARLQSLLFDLGADLATPGGTRTRAFIQPILPEDVEHLEALIDEYSLELPPLTHFILPGGTPASGAFQLARATIRRAERHAVALARGEEVGESVLPLLNRLSDLFFVLARVACLRAGVPEVIWQARKPERKRPADG
- a CDS encoding deoxyguanosinetriphosphate triphosphohydrolase codes for the protein MLMTREQLERNERQTLAPYATLAAGSRGRIHAEGESAYRTAFQKDRDRVVHTSAFRRLEYKTQVFVNYEGDYYRTRLTHTLEVAQVATSIARALGLNEDLSETIALAHDLGHPPFGHAGEKSLDTLAAGVGGFDHNRQSLRIVTKLERRYPGFPGLNLTWETLEGIMKHETEYDVPDPSWEPDVQPSLEAQVVNVADEVAYNAHDLDDGLRSGHLRPAGVAEVPIVGELFSRLGLSAERFDSSQRYVLIRELLGDVITDVVHATHARLTEREVTDLDGVRQAPGKLLAPSEGMARRLGELKEYLYANFYFHHRLIRMTRKAHLILERIYHAYVETPDMLPPDVAAQAPELGLERAVTDYIAGMTDRYANEEYRRLFDPLALT
- a CDS encoding histidinol phosphate phosphatase, translated to MRTTLLAEFLDTCVRTAHEAGRLTLGYFGTDPEAEFKADDSPVTQADRAAEELIRARLEAAYPDHGLVGEEWGVARESAPLKWYIDPIDGTKSFMRGVPLYAVLLGLEEEGEPVVGAAYFPALGEMLYAAKGLGAHLNGRRVRVRDTPTLARSFVSFTDAASFAPHGRAAAWERIAAASYYRVGWSDAYGHALVASGRLELMLDPVLNPYDAGPFGVILPEAGGYFGDWSGRPGIHGGEGLSTSLRLLPEVLALIAG
- the ispG gene encoding flavodoxin-dependent (E)-4-hydroxy-3-methylbut-2-enyl-diphosphate synthase, whose amino-acid sequence is MDQTPRRQTPTTWVGGVPVGAGHPVVVQSMTNTDTADAAATAEQVAALWRAGSEIVRVTVNDTRAAAAVPELRERLADMGVTAPIVGDFHFNGHALLTAHPAMAANLDKYRINPGNVGPGRRHDANFLTIIDVAKDNGKPVRIGVNWGSLDQALLTSMMDDNGRLPEPKPGHEVLLEALIESALRSAEAAEAHGLGHDRIVLSAKVSGVRDLWEVYRRLAARCDYPLHLGLTEAGMGVKGTVSSTAALAPLLAEGIGDTIRVSLTPDPGAPREREVEIAQEVLQALDLRRFAPSVTACPGCGRTTSTLFQEMARDIQAHLKAAMPAWKERYPGVEGLKVAVMGCVVNGPGESKHADIGISLPGTGESPRAPVYQDGKLLTTLQGPDIAGDFNRLLDDYVRTRYGVPDPAGA